One Campylobacter massiliensis DNA window includes the following coding sequences:
- the nikR gene encoding nickel-responsive transcriptional regulator NikR, with product MENIIRFSVSLPKQLLDELDNKISAQGYASRSEFTRDLIREKIVNDSWKDADEDLIGVLTLIYLHHQNDLVVKMMDIEHKANLHIACTTHVHVDHDNCLETLILRGKAGSIEKFSEKMGGLKGVKFAKLTKAAIPRS from the coding sequence GTGGAAAATATCATAAGATTCAGCGTCTCGTTGCCAAAGCAGTTATTAGACGAACTTGACAACAAAATAAGCGCTCAGGGCTATGCTTCGAGAAGCGAGTTTACTCGCGATCTGATTAGGGAAAAAATAGTAAATGATAGTTGGAAGGACGCGGATGAGGATCTTATCGGCGTTTTGACGCTCATTTATCTACATCATCAAAACGACCTCGTCGTGAAAATGATGGACATCGAGCACAAGGCGAACCTACACATCGCCTGCACGACTCACGTCCACGTGGATCACGATAACTGCCTAGAGACTCTGATACTGCGCGGCAAAGCAGGGTCTATCGAGAAATTTTCAGAAAAAATGGGCGGACTAAAAGGGGTTAAATTTGCAAAACTCACCAAAGCCGCCATCCCGCGCTCATAG
- the hypF gene encoding carbamoyltransferase HypF has product MKRCFKYEISGLVQGVGFRPFVYNLALKFGLAGEIYNDDEGVKLTLCGPREQIEKFEKALHEELPSLARIDEMKKTELEDAKFDEFKIVASKSAKKHAPILPDFALCADCEREFYDPADPRYHYPFINCTNCGPRFSIIESLPYDRANTTMNAFKMCEFCGGEYKNPLNRRYHAQPISCPNCGPRLALKDKFGRVLARDNDSAKQAARLINEGKILAVKGLGGFHLMCRLKDDTVGLLRERKKRPKKPFAVMCKDISRAKKYARISPEEERLLSSNLKPIVVLQSLPDAPIPSNLAPGLNKIGIFLPYTGVHLLLFEYLEGDVIATSANVSGEPIIYDEKELREKLGGVIDFYLDNDREIHSPSDDSIAFVADGEPIFIRTSRGVHPKFIRTKFKSEKTVLAVGAELKNQFAIFKDGELMISPYIGDLKNVATYERFCALINLFSEIYELKFDEIVADLHPHFLNLKWAREYAANFGSNITQIQHHHAHLLSVILENDLDAKREYLGFCFDGTGYGADGSVWGGEILKVCGKEYERVCKFDEILLIGGEASVKNIWQIAYAAILKYNLEREAEAFLAKFEPARLKNLKILHEKQINCVKTSSLGRIFDAFAAVILGLDSISYEGEAGMSLEALFDANLDACYEFEIRSDKICFKEAFKRALKDDAKTAATGFIKGLAKLVADAACAQPNDVLLAGGVFQNKALLENVILILKQKGKKYYINKNFSSNDSSVAIGQIALTLI; this is encoded by the coding sequence TTGAAGAGATGTTTTAAATATGAAATTTCAGGCTTAGTCCAAGGCGTCGGTTTTCGCCCTTTCGTTTATAATCTAGCCCTTAAATTCGGCCTTGCGGGCGAAATTTATAACGACGACGAGGGCGTAAAGCTAACGCTTTGCGGTCCACGCGAGCAGATAGAAAAATTTGAAAAAGCGCTGCATGAGGAGCTGCCCAGCCTCGCTCGTATCGACGAGATGAAAAAAACCGAGCTAGAGGATGCGAAATTTGACGAGTTTAAGATAGTCGCCTCAAAATCAGCCAAAAAACACGCGCCTATTTTGCCCGATTTTGCCCTCTGCGCAGACTGCGAGCGCGAGTTTTACGACCCCGCAGACCCGAGATATCATTATCCTTTTATCAACTGCACCAACTGCGGCCCGAGGTTTTCGATTATCGAATCGCTACCTTACGACCGCGCAAACACGACGATGAATGCGTTTAAGATGTGCGAATTTTGCGGCGGCGAATACAAAAATCCGCTAAATCGCCGCTATCACGCCCAGCCCATCTCCTGCCCAAACTGCGGCCCTAGGCTTGCTCTAAAAGATAAATTCGGGCGGGTTTTAGCGCGGGATAACGATAGCGCAAAGCAGGCAGCGCGGCTCATAAACGAGGGCAAAATTTTAGCCGTAAAGGGGCTTGGCGGATTTCATCTGATGTGCCGTTTAAAGGATGATACGGTGGGGCTTTTAAGAGAGCGAAAAAAGCGCCCTAAAAAGCCCTTTGCCGTGATGTGCAAGGATATCTCGCGCGCTAAAAAATACGCACGAATTTCGCCCGAAGAAGAGCGGCTTTTAAGCTCAAATTTAAAACCGATCGTCGTTTTGCAAAGCTTGCCGGACGCGCCGATTCCCTCAAATTTAGCGCCGGGGCTTAATAAAATCGGCATATTTTTGCCATACACGGGCGTTCATCTCTTGCTTTTTGAATACCTAGAGGGCGACGTCATCGCTACCTCGGCCAACGTCTCGGGCGAGCCGATAATCTACGACGAAAAAGAACTGCGAGAAAAGCTGGGCGGCGTGATAGATTTTTACCTAGATAACGACCGCGAGATCCACTCGCCAAGCGACGATAGTATCGCGTTTGTAGCGGACGGTGAGCCTATCTTTATCCGCACCAGCCGCGGCGTGCATCCTAAGTTTATCCGCACGAAATTTAAGAGCGAAAAGACCGTTTTAGCAGTCGGAGCGGAGCTAAAAAATCAGTTTGCGATATTTAAGGACGGCGAGCTAATGATAAGCCCATATATCGGCGATCTAAAAAACGTCGCGACCTATGAGCGGTTTTGTGCGCTAATCAATCTTTTTAGCGAGATTTACGAGCTAAAATTTGACGAAATCGTAGCCGATTTGCATCCGCATTTTTTAAACCTAAAATGGGCGCGCGAATACGCCGCGAATTTCGGCTCAAATATCACGCAAATCCAGCATCATCACGCGCATTTGCTATCGGTGATTTTAGAAAACGATCTGGACGCAAAGCGCGAGTATCTGGGCTTTTGCTTTGACGGTACGGGATACGGCGCGGACGGGAGCGTCTGGGGCGGAGAGATACTAAAAGTGTGCGGCAAAGAGTACGAGCGAGTTTGCAAATTTGACGAAATTTTGCTGATCGGCGGCGAAGCTAGCGTGAAAAACATCTGGCAGATCGCTTATGCCGCGATTTTAAAATATAATCTAGAGCGCGAGGCGGAGGCGTTTTTAGCCAAATTTGAGCCCGCTAGGCTAAAAAATCTAAAAATCCTGCACGAAAAGCAAATAAACTGCGTCAAAACCAGCTCGCTTGGACGAATTTTTGACGCGTTTGCGGCGGTGATCCTTGGGCTTGATAGCATTAGCTACGAGGGCGAGGCGGGGATGAGTCTGGAGGCGCTTTTTGACGCAAATTTGGACGCTTGCTACGAGTTTGAAATCAGGAGTGACAAAATTTGCTTTAAAGAGGCCTTTAAAAGAGCGCTAAAAGACGATGCCAAAACGGCTGCGACGGGCTTTATAAAAGGGCTCGCAAAGCTCGTAGCAGACGCGGCTTGCGCGCAGCCTAACGACGTCTTGCTAGCGGGTGGCGTTTTTCAAAATAAAGCCCTGCTTGAAAATGTAATTTTAATTCTTAAGCAAAAAGGTAAGAAGTATTACATAAATAAGAACTTTTCGTCAAACGACTCTTCGGTAGCTATCGGTCAAATCGCGCTTACATTAATTTAA